A single region of the Arsenicicoccus dermatophilus genome encodes:
- a CDS encoding ABC transporter ATP-binding protein: MLTLDDVGWRYPHADQDAVTGLRLQVAAGECVVLCGASGCGKSTVLRLINGLAPHFYDGGRLTGQVRVDGLVTTTVDLDVIGRRTGTVQQHPRRQFFTDTIGEEIAFAMENFGCPREQTRREVAEQLAHLERHMGLQVPLTRLSGGQQQQVAIAASTAHRPGVLLLDEPSSNLSAAAVERLQETLRRCKDAGMTIVIAEHRLRYLADLLDRVVVLADGVISAEWDAQTFAATSDDELRRMGLRGDVAAAELPTRPAAGPAVADGVDVSVVPDGALELREVVCRAGGRTILDLRRLTLPRGQVTAIRGGNGVGKTTLTRVVAGLRRATGQVRLDGRVLRPRARRRACALVMQDVQRQLFTESVRRELDLAGLGPTTASDAAGLLSELGLARLEERHPLSLSGGQQQRLVVAAARLSGRPVVIFDEPSSGVDRRHLTSIADQIRQVAAGGAVTLLISHDEDLLSLAADEQVTLRAPAGSG, from the coding sequence GTGCTGACCCTCGACGACGTCGGCTGGCGCTATCCGCACGCCGACCAGGACGCGGTGACCGGGCTGCGACTGCAGGTGGCCGCAGGCGAGTGCGTGGTGCTCTGCGGGGCCAGCGGGTGCGGGAAGTCGACGGTGCTGCGACTGATCAACGGCCTGGCGCCGCACTTCTACGACGGCGGACGGCTGACCGGACAGGTCCGCGTGGACGGTCTCGTGACCACCACCGTGGACCTCGACGTGATCGGACGCCGCACCGGGACAGTCCAGCAGCACCCGCGGCGACAGTTCTTCACCGACACCATCGGCGAGGAGATCGCCTTCGCCATGGAGAACTTCGGGTGTCCGCGCGAGCAGACCCGGCGGGAGGTGGCCGAGCAGCTGGCCCACCTCGAGCGGCACATGGGTCTGCAGGTGCCCCTCACCAGGCTGTCCGGCGGCCAGCAGCAGCAGGTGGCGATCGCGGCCTCGACGGCGCACCGACCCGGCGTGCTGCTCCTGGACGAGCCGAGCTCCAACCTGTCGGCGGCGGCCGTCGAGCGCCTGCAGGAGACCCTGCGGCGGTGCAAGGACGCGGGCATGACGATCGTGATCGCCGAGCACCGGCTGCGCTACCTCGCCGACCTCCTCGACCGCGTCGTCGTCCTCGCCGACGGGGTGATCTCGGCAGAGTGGGACGCACAGACCTTCGCCGCCACCTCGGACGACGAGCTGCGACGGATGGGGCTGCGGGGTGACGTCGCTGCGGCCGAGCTCCCGACGCGACCGGCCGCCGGCCCCGCCGTCGCGGACGGGGTCGACGTGTCCGTCGTGCCGGACGGCGCGCTGGAGCTGCGAGAGGTCGTATGCCGAGCCGGCGGGCGCACGATCCTCGACCTGCGGCGGTTGACGCTGCCCCGGGGGCAGGTGACCGCCATCCGCGGCGGCAACGGCGTCGGCAAGACGACGCTGACCCGGGTCGTCGCCGGGCTGCGCCGGGCCACGGGGCAGGTCCGTCTGGACGGGAGGGTGCTGCGGCCTCGTGCCCGCCGGCGTGCCTGCGCCCTGGTGATGCAGGACGTGCAGCGGCAGCTCTTCACCGAGAGCGTGCGGCGCGAGCTCGACCTCGCCGGGCTGGGCCCGACCACCGCCTCGGACGCCGCCGGCCTCCTGTCGGAGCTGGGTCTGGCCAGGCTGGAGGAGCGCCATCCGCTGTCCCTCTCGGGCGGTCAGCAGCAGCGTCTGGTCGTCGCGGCCGCGCGCCTGAGCGGGCGGCCGGTGGTGATCTTCGACGAGCCCAGCTCCGGGGTCGACCGCCGGCACCTGACCTCGATCGCGGACCAGATCCGCCAGGTCGCGGCGGGCGGAGCGGTGACCCTGCTCATCAGCCACGACGAGGACCTGCTGTCCCTGGCCGCCGACGAGCAGGTCACCCTGCGTGCCCCGGCGGGGAGCGGCTGA
- a CDS encoding energy-coupling factor transporter transmembrane component T family protein codes for MSGDPVSATGIRPGLDPRTTMLLVLLVGAGVLGPYGARLVLPALVLAVALAVSVHAWRRAAWSVAVVLGAWATARALLPFSSPAVAATVVMPLDYVARYGVAVAVAAHLFATTSPTALHAALRAVRVPRTVAVPLVVMVRFVPVVLVEASAVGDALRLRGLAGPGAVLRHPMLMIERFMVPMIAASLRAGDDLSSAALLRGLGSRTDPVPLHPPRFTRVDAAWALGTVGLVTAGLWWGRC; via the coding sequence GTGAGCGGCGATCCGGTGTCGGCCACCGGCATACGGCCGGGGCTGGACCCGCGCACGACGATGCTGCTGGTCCTCCTGGTGGGTGCCGGTGTGCTCGGGCCCTACGGTGCCCGGCTCGTGCTCCCCGCGCTGGTGCTCGCCGTGGCCCTGGCCGTCTCCGTCCACGCGTGGAGACGCGCCGCCTGGTCCGTGGCCGTGGTGCTCGGCGCCTGGGCCACGGCCCGGGCGCTCCTCCCGTTCTCCTCGCCCGCCGTCGCGGCGACGGTCGTGATGCCGCTGGACTACGTCGCGCGCTACGGCGTGGCCGTCGCGGTCGCCGCGCACCTGTTCGCGACCACCTCACCGACGGCGCTGCACGCCGCCCTGCGCGCCGTGCGGGTGCCCCGCACCGTCGCCGTGCCGCTCGTGGTGATGGTGCGCTTCGTCCCGGTCGTGCTCGTCGAGGCGAGCGCCGTCGGCGATGCCCTGCGCCTGAGGGGGCTCGCCGGTCCGGGCGCCGTCCTGCGCCACCCGATGCTGATGATCGAGAGATTCATGGTGCCGATGATCGCCGCCAGCCTGCGCGCCGGCGATGACCTGTCGTCCGCGGCGCTCCTGCGCGGGCTCGGCTCGCGCACCGACCCCGTGCCGTTGCACCCACCCCGGTTCACGCGGGTCGACGCCGCCTGGGCGCTGGGGACGGTGGGGCTGGTCACCGCAGGTCTGTGGTGGGGCCGGTGCTGA
- a CDS encoding MptD family putative ECF transporter S component, protein MSETNCAPRDDAKGEEASPPGGASRVDERAGLAARDLITVAIFGAIYVVITYLLGMIGVFGPLAWMISVLVTVLVNGITFMLFYARVRRAGMVLLLSVILALAFLLHGGALVGALAAPVVGLGAELVARSGRYASRASGIGACTVFGLTAFVPFLPMLVDRESYFRSAAWQSMGADYVRAAEQVFTVPMMLALAVACLVAGLLGGLLGAAVLRKHFVRAGLA, encoded by the coding sequence ATGTCCGAGACGAACTGTGCACCCCGCGACGACGCCAAGGGCGAGGAGGCGTCGCCGCCCGGAGGGGCATCACGGGTCGACGAGCGGGCAGGACTCGCAGCTCGCGACCTCATCACGGTGGCGATCTTCGGCGCGATCTACGTTGTCATCACCTACCTGCTCGGCATGATCGGGGTCTTCGGCCCCCTGGCCTGGATGATCAGCGTGCTGGTCACCGTGCTCGTCAACGGGATCACCTTCATGCTCTTCTACGCGCGTGTCCGCCGGGCCGGCATGGTGCTCCTGCTCTCGGTGATCCTCGCCCTGGCCTTCCTCCTGCACGGCGGGGCCCTGGTCGGCGCGCTCGCCGCCCCGGTCGTCGGCCTCGGCGCCGAGCTCGTCGCGCGGTCAGGCAGGTACGCGTCGCGGGCCTCGGGGATCGGTGCCTGCACGGTCTTCGGGCTGACGGCCTTCGTGCCCTTCCTGCCGATGCTGGTCGACCGGGAGAGCTACTTCCGCAGCGCCGCCTGGCAGTCGATGGGGGCCGACTACGTCCGCGCCGCCGAGCAGGTGTTCACCGTCCCGATGATGCTCGCGCTGGCGGTGGCCTGCCTGGTCGCCGGTCTGCTGGGCGGTCTGCTGGGGGCGGCGGTGCTGCGCAAGCACTTCGTGCGAGCCGGGCTCGCGTGA